One Deinococcus roseus genomic window, GAATCTGTCGCTGCCATCCTGGCCACCCGGTCTGGACTGGCCAGCCTGGGCATCAATGGCTTCAACTTCAGGGTCAGCGACCTGCAGGCCCTGTACGAGGAACTGCGGCACAAAACCCTTCCCGAACGCCTGAAAACCCCGGGGCTGGATCCCAAACGGGCAGACATCATCGTGGTGAGTTTGCTGGTCTTGCTGACCACCCTGAAACTGCTGGGGGCCACCCAGGTGACGGTCTCCACCGGGGCACTGCGGGAAGGCATGATGATCGAATACCTCGCCCGGGAAGCCGATTACGAGGCTCAACTCTCCCCCAGACAGCGCAGTGTGCTGGAAGTGGCAGAGCGTTTCCGTTTCGATGCCGCCCACGCCAGACACGTCACACAGACTGCCAAGGAACTGTTCACGCACCTGCTGGAACACGTGCGCTTCCTGCCCGAAGCCAGAAGCATGCTCAGGGCCGCAGGAATGCTGCACGAAATTGGATTGCTGGTCGGGCAAAGCAGCCACCACAAACACAGCCAGTACCTGATCCGCCACTCGGGCCTCAGGGGCTACGAACCCTGGCAAATCGAGGTGATCGCGCTGGTGGCCCGCTACCACCGCAAAACCCCACCCAGACCCACCCACACCGAATACCAGACGCTCAGCAAAGAGCAGCAACTCCTGGTCCGGCAACTCTCTGCGATCCTGCGGGTTGCAGACGGTCTGGACCGTGCCCACACCCAGAACAGCATCATCCACAGCCTGATCAAAGAAGGCACAGGATGGGTGCTGTACGTCACCCCCGGCCACATCGTGAATTTGTGGGGGGCCAAAGAGAAAAGCGATTTGTGGAACCAGGTGTTCGGTCCCCTCAACATCCTGCAGTGGGACGAGGTGTGATGTTAAACTCTAATCCAACATGTTGCATTTTTACGCCATTGCAGACCAGCATCCTGAACCCGACACCCTGATTGATCTGCGTTTTCTGGGGTTCATGTCGGAGCGGGAACACCAGGACTTGAAAGGCCTCTGGGAAGCCGTAGAGGGCACCTCTCTGAACTTGCAGGAAGGCTTAAAAGTGCGCCTGCTGCTCTCCCAGGTGAAAGGCCTGCAAGAACAATTGCTGGGCCTGTATGAACACAAGCCCCACCTGTGGGAACACTCCAGCTACAAGCATTTCGAGGAGGTCCTCAGGGTGGCCCTGACCGAGCACTGCGGAATGCTGGTGCTGCCCCACGAAAAGAAGCCCGGTTGATGCCGGGCTTCTTGCTGAAAGGATGGAAGGTTTACTGGATGCGTTCGGCAATCAGCACGGTGGCGTTGTCGGGGGCACCGGAAGCCAGGCTGGCCTGAATCATCTGGTCTGCAGCCTGCTCCAGTGAAAGTTCCATGAAGCCCTGCAAATCTGCAAAGCCCACCTCTCCCCACACCCCGTCGCTGAGCAAAAGCAAGCGATCCCCTACAGCGACCGTGAAGCCCAGTTGCATCACGTAGTCGGGCTGGTGCTGTTTGAGGGAACCCAGAGAGCGCAGAACCTTGTTGCGGTCCGGGCTGTTCTCGGCTTCTTCGGGGGTCATCATGCCACTGGCGACCAGGGCAGCCACCAGCGAATGGTCTTTGCTGATCTGCTTGAGGGTGCTGCCCGAGAAGGTGTAAGCGCGGGTGTCTCCGACATGGCCCAGCACCACCTGGCTGTCCCGGGCCACCACGCCAGAGAAGGTGCAGCCGCCATCCTGGCCGTTCATGTTGTCCAGCACGGCCTGATTGCATTTCCAGATGGTGTCCTCGATGTTTTCAGTGGCCGCCACCTGCAGGAAGGTCTGCACTGCAGCCTGAGAAGCAACTTCTCCAGCAGCCATGCCCCCCATGCCGTCTGAAACGCAGGCCAGCAGCAGGGTCTGTCTGGTGTTGTGGGTGTAAACCTGCTCCAGGCGGTAGGCGTAAGAGTCCTCATTGACCGGACGGTCCGGGTTGAGGCCCACGGTGGAGCGGGCCACCACTTTCCACTCCACGGTGGGCGCGGCTTTCAGGCCACCGAGGGCACTGCGCCACTGTTCGGGGTTGGCCCGTTTGCTGGCAGGTTGCAGGGACTGGTACAGCAGTTGTGGGACGCCTGCCACCTGGACGCTGCCCAGCAAAGCACGTGAGGCCCCTTCAGCAGGCAGGAGTTCTCCACTCAGCAGGCGGTACAGCAAAGCCCCCAGAAAGAACACCCCTTCTTTGCCTGTGGCAGGCAGACCGGACATCACTTCAGGCGCAGTGAACCCTTCCCGGTACACGGTGGTGACGGGCTCTCCAATGCGGGCCAGACGCGGAGGGAAGCGCAGGCGCAAACCTTCCGGGGTCATCACCAGACCATCCGGGTCCAGGTCAATCAGGGCATAACCCTGCTTGTAAAGGCTGAACACGTACTGGCTCAGGGCATCCAGAAGCTTCAGGGCTTCTGGAAAGCTCTGGGGAAAGGTCAGCACCTCTCCCTGGGTGTCGGGAAAAACCACCCCTTCGTTGCCCGAATACAGGGCTTTGGGAGCAATACGGTGGGCCAGCAGGCTTCCCCACAAAGCCTGGGGTTGCAGGTGCACCAGCAGGTTCTGCCCCTCTTCAGAAGCAGCGCTGAACCAGCCTCTGGGAAGGGCGTCCCTCACCCGGAAACGCACGTTTCCCCACTGCTGCTGCTCTTCGCGCTGCAAGGTGGGTTCTGTGAAGGTGGGAGGCAGGATTTCTTCTTCCAGAAAGTCATCCTGAGCAGCAGTCTCGGTGGTTTGTTCTGGCAGGGGTTCCATGACCTGGGGAACCGGAAAACTCATCTGAATGGCTGGAGCAGGTTCCAGAACATCAGGATGGGAAGCAGGCTCTGCAGCCTGGATTTCCCCTTCAGGTCTGGGATCCTCAATGGCAGGTGGGGTCTCATGGGGAGGCACATCCGCAGGTTCATCTGCCGGAGGAGGCAGGTCTTCAGGGATCGGCTGGCCAGGGTCCTGCACGGGCACTTCTGGCAAGCTGGGCGGGTCTTCTGCAGGGGTTTCAGGTCCAGTTGCAGGATCGGCACTCGCAAGTTCAGCACCATGCACTTTCTGCACCTGTTCTGCAATCACCTGTTCCAGACTGGTTTCCCCATGAGGGCTTTCAAAGTTAAAGGTCTGTTCCTCAATGACATCCTGGGGGTTCAGGCCTTCTGCATTGACGGCTGCTTCTTTAATGACCTCTTCACTGCCTGTTTCTGCAATGACAGGTTCTGCAGCTTCAGCGTTTGCATCCTCAGGTTCTGCACCTGCCTCTGGGGCCTGGTCTTCAGGCGCATCCTGGGCGGTCATTTCGTGAGGCTCGGGGGCCAGCACTTCCTGCACTACAACTTCTGAATCAGCAGCTTCTGAATCAGGAGAGCCAGATGGACCGGGAGGAGTCACCTCTTCCCGGTTTTCGGCCTCTTCCTGTGGACGTGGGTCCGTCATGGTCAATCCTCCTGGAAGATCATCAAGAGGTTCCCGAAGGCAATCTCATCCCCATTGCTCAGGGCAGTGGGTTCTGCAAGACGGGGACCAAAATTCACATCTCCGGACTTGCGCAGGAACACCCCGTTGGTGGAGCCCAGGTCTTTGACTTTCCAGCGTCCATCCTCGAAGAACACCTGGGCGTGACGGCGGGACACATGCTCAGAGCCGGGAAGTCCGGTCACATCGATGTCCACAGGGCCTGTGGAGGCATCAAAACGGCCCACCGTGAGGGCACCTGCCACCAGCGGAATGCTGTCTCCAGAGAGCACCCCATATTTCTTGATGGCCAGTTTGGCAGGAACAGGGCCGCTGCTCACAGGTGCCGGGGTGGGCACAGGAGCGGGTTCAGGTGCAGCTTCTGGAGTGGGTTCAGAAGTGGCTTCTGGTGCTGCAGGAACACTGGTGCTTTCCTGTGCTGGCACAGCTTCAGGCGTGGAAGGCTGCACATCTTCCAGGGGTTCTTCCAGCACATCTGCTGCCGGGATTTCCGGTGTGGCAGGGGTTTCAGGAGTGGAGGCTTCAGGGGTGGGCACTTCCAGAGGGGTGCTCTGGGAGATGGGTTCCTGCACCTCGGGTTGTGGGAGGGGTGGGGTGGGGGGCACCACATTGCTGTCAAACGTGCTGCTTTCAGGCAGGGGGGATTCCCTGACTTCGGGGCTGGAAGAGGTGGGGGTGGCGGCGAGTTCCACACCGCAACCATCGCAAAAACGGGCTCCATCAGGATTCTGGGTTCCACACACCTGGCAAACAATCATGTTGACTCCTTTCAAGTTGAGACAGGATCAATCCTTCCCTGTCCGTCGTCACTTTTGGTCAGAAGGCATTCTGTCCTCTGGCGGCTGTCCTGATCTTTCCATTCGCTTTGCTCAGGTCAAAACGCGCAAAGCCCGCTTTGACCGAAAGCATCAGCGTCCCATCCATTTCACGGCTTTGACACCAGCATAAGCTCCCAATGCACCCAGCGTAAGCTGTCCCAATGAGGAAAGGGAAAACTCCTGACTGAGGCGCGTTCCAGCCCAGAAAGCACACAGCGGCAGCAAGAAGGGCAAACTCCACCACAGAAAACGGCCCAGAAAGAATCCGACTGCTCCGACCACCAGGGCACCTTCCCACAGGCCGTAACGGAAACCCAACAGCGCACCCAGGGCCAGAAAAAACCAGCTGGCGTTTTCTGCTTTCAGGGTTTGCACAGCAACGGGGCGTTCTGCAGGTTTCTGTCTGGGCTGCAGGGGAGCACCTTGCAGCAGGTTCAGCAGGTTCTGGGCACTCTGGGGACGGTCCTGCACATTCAGACTCAGGCTGCTTTGCACAGCATCTTTCAGGAAAGCAGGCACCTTGCCTGACACTTCTGGAAGCTTCATGCCCAGCAGGCGGTCAGTGGCATTCACTGGAGGCTGCCCGGTCAGTGCGTGGTACAGCGTGGCCCCTAGGGCGTAAATGTCGGTGTAAGGCGCAAATTTGGCCTGGGTGGCGTACTGCTCTGGGGCAGCGTAACCGGGGGTGACCATGCGGGTGTACTGCATGGTTTTCTCACTCTGGTAGGGCCTGCTGGAGCCGAAATCAATCAGCACCACACGTCCAGAGCCTTCCAGGAAGAGGTTTTCGGGTTTGATGTCGCGGTGCAGAATGCCCGCCTGATGCATGTCCTGCAAGGCTTCTGCGCTGCGAATGGCGATTTTTAAAGTTTCTTCGGGGGAAAGTGGCCCTGAGGCCAGCCTCTCTCCCAGGGTCTCTCCCTGCAGGAATTCCATCACCAGGTAAGCGGTGTGGTTTTCCTCGAAGGTGTCCATCACCCGCACGATGCCGGGATGCTGGAATTTTGCCAGGGCCTGACCTTCTTTGAGAAAGTCTTTCCGGGTGTGTTCCAGCAGTTCCAGGCTGCCTGTGACAGGCAAAACCAGGGTGCCCTGGCGGGTGCAACCCTGGGGAAAGAGTTCCTTGATGGCCACCTCACGGCGCAGATTCAAATCTTCTGCCCGGTAGGTGATGCCAAACCCGCCCTGCCCAATCACCTGCTGAATGCGGTACCTCTGCCCATGCAGCAGGCTGCCCACAGGCAGTTCTGCACTGTAGGAGAGGGGTGAACCGCACCTGGGGCACCGCTGGGGGGTGCCCTGCAGGGCTGCTGCGCAGGACGGACAGATCAAATCAGGCTCCAGTGATGCGGCGGATTTCCTCGTCAGAAGGCAGGTTCTGACCGGATTGGATGGTCTGGGTCTTGGCCCCGATCCTCAGGGTCTTGGCGGTGCCCAGGCTGATGGTCTTGGAGGTGGTGAGTTCTTCCAGGGCACGGTCCAGGGCCTGGGTCATGTTGTTGTTCCCAAGGCGCTGGGTCATGCTGCGGGCCAGTTCCAGGGTTTTCTGGGCCTGCTGGGGGTTGGAAGAGGCTTCTTTGGTGGCCTGGGCCACCAGCATTTCAATGTTGCGCTGTTGCACCCACTGCATCACGTCTGGTGCGATCACGCCAGCGCGGGTTTCATCGCTGGTGAATTCTGCCACCACGTCCATGGGAGGGAGTTCTCCACGAAACTGCTTGCCAGGAACAATGTAGGTCAGGCCAATCTGGGCCAGACGCACCCGTGCAGGAATGCGGGCAGGCAGGGTGAATTCCAGAATGAAAATGCTGCCCTGTCCGGCTTCCACGTTGCCCAGAGGAAATGGGCTGCTGCGCAAATCCACTTCGGTCTGGGTGGGAGACACGCGGGTGACGCGGGTGAGCTCCACGTCTTTGACGGTTCGCACGCTCAGTTCCACGTTGGTGATCACCTGGGCAGCGGCCTGTTTGATGTCTCCCAGCAGGGCTTTGGGCAACTCACTGGCCCGGACAGATGGAGGCTGGGGGTTCTGGTTGTCCGGGACCACATCGAAAGCCTGTCCCTGGGTGCGGTTGGTGAGGTCCAGCAGGAGGTCAGTGTTCACGTCGTCTCCGACACCCACGGTGGTGACCGGAATGCGGTTCTTGACGTAAAACTCTGCGGCCACCTGACAGACGGGCTCGTCAAACGTCTGGCCATCAGAGAGCAAAATCATGCGGCGGCTGCCGCTTTCTTTTTCCAGCAGGGTGGCGGCTTCTTTCATGCCTGCCCCCATGTGGGTGCCGCCCGAGAACTTGGTCAAGAGACCTGCAGCGTCCAGCAAAGCCTTCTTGTCTTTTGCAGGGGTGAAGGGAAGCAGCACCTTGGCCCGGTCATCAAATTTGATCAGGGCGATGCGGTCGTCTTCCATGAGCAGGCCCGAATTGAAAATGTTCTTGAGGGATTCCACCACCAGTTCAATCTTGCTTCTGGCCCCCTCGACCACCTCGTAGGTTTTGCCATCCACCTGCATGGTCTGTCCGGTGCGTCTGGAGGGTTTGGTGACCACCTCGTACATGCTTCCCGAGGTGTCCACCACGAAGGCCACATCCAGTTGTGGTCGCGCCTCTGTGGCCTCCTGGGAGGGAGTGAGGGTCAGCATCGCAAACAGTTTCTGACCTTCCACATGGGCCAGCAGAAACTCGCGATGCAATTTCAGTTGCGTGTTGAGCATTAGGGTCTCCTTTAATCCGTCCTGACTGATGTACGTGATTTTAGATGGGGGAGTTCCATGGTTTTGCCGACACCTCCATGATCCAGCAATTTGGAGGGTGAGTCTACACCCTCCGTTGCAATTTGCCTGTGTGGTTGTTTTGGGCTTTTTGCGGGATGCCCTGTCAAAACTCTGTTGGGGCCTCGGTCATTTTTTCGGTGACGATGCCATGGTCCAGGAAGCGCCAGGTGGCATTGAGGTTGACCTGACAGACCACATGCACAAAGGTGATGACCAGCACAGCCAGCAAGGTGCGCACCCAGGTCAGTCCGGCCTGACGGAATCCCAGCAAAAGCAGACAGGCCTGGTATGCAAAAGCCAGCATCCCTGAGTAGAACATCACTTTGAAAGGGAGGCTGTGCTGGATCTGCGCAAACAGGTAACGGGCAATGTCGCTGGAATTGAAGTAGGTCATTTCTTTTTCCAGGATGGCTTTGGTGGCTTCCAGGTCTGCCGGGAAAGGCAAAAGCAACCCGCACACCAGCAACACCACACCCCACAACAGAAACGGGGTCAGCGAGGCCACCCCAATTTCTGCTGCCCTGGCCTGTGGTCCCAGCCACAGATACCCCAGCACCAGCACCCCCAGGGTCCAGAACATCTCTGAAATCAGACCACTGAGCAAAATCCCCACATACAGAATGATGGGTTGCTCTGAACCCAGCGCCTGATAAAACCGGATGTAACAGGTCAGGGCACACAGCACCGGAAAAAAGGCACACAGGGCAAACCAGCCCAGCATCTTGCCATTGTCGGGATAGGTGCGGGTGAGAACAGAAAAATAAAGCGCTGGATGAAACAAAACACGATATGGAGAATGGGCTTTCACAGTCACAATTTTGACCTCCTGTTTCAGAATGCCAGAAAAACCTGCGCTTCAGAATGGGTGATATGACTTACCTTTCTGGATTGACATTCAGGCCTATCCCCTCCCTTGACTTTTGCTGCATATCGGATCACGATATAGATAATCTAAAACCAGTGGAGTGACCATGGACGCAAACCTCATCAAAGGCCATCTGGACCTGATCCTGCTCAGCATTCTGGAGGGGGAGGCCAAATATGGACTGGAAATCAGCAAAGAAGCCCAGGAGCGCACCGAAGGGTATTTTGACCTGAAAGTGGGCAGCCTCTACCCCGCCCTGCACCGCCTGGAACAGGCTGGATTGCTGGCCGGAGAGTTCCGCACCGCCCCCAGAGGTGGCAGTCTGGTGAAATACTACTGGCTGACCAATGAAGGCAAAGCCGATCTGGAACGCAGACGCCAGGACTTCACCACCTTCACCCGCACCGTGGAATCGCTCTGGCGGTGAACCATGCTGAGCCGCGCTGAACGCTACATTCAGACCTGCACCCACGGCCTGCCCCCCAAGAGCAGGCAACTGGTGGCACTGGAATTGCGCGGCCACATTCAGGAACGCACCCGGGAATGGATGGAACAGGGCCTTCCCCATCCCGAGGCCCTCAACCGGACCCTGGAAGAACTGGGGGCACCTGCACAGATTGGCGCAGGATTCAGAACCGTGCACTGGAACCACACCCTGCTGCGCTCG contains:
- a CDS encoding PP2C family protein-serine/threonine phosphatase codes for the protein MTDPRPQEEAENREEVTPPGPSGSPDSEAADSEVVVQEVLAPEPHEMTAQDAPEDQAPEAGAEPEDANAEAAEPVIAETGSEEVIKEAAVNAEGLNPQDVIEEQTFNFESPHGETSLEQVIAEQVQKVHGAELASADPATGPETPAEDPPSLPEVPVQDPGQPIPEDLPPPADEPADVPPHETPPAIEDPRPEGEIQAAEPASHPDVLEPAPAIQMSFPVPQVMEPLPEQTTETAAQDDFLEEEILPPTFTEPTLQREEQQQWGNVRFRVRDALPRGWFSAASEEGQNLLVHLQPQALWGSLLAHRIAPKALYSGNEGVVFPDTQGEVLTFPQSFPEALKLLDALSQYVFSLYKQGYALIDLDPDGLVMTPEGLRLRFPPRLARIGEPVTTVYREGFTAPEVMSGLPATGKEGVFFLGALLYRLLSGELLPAEGASRALLGSVQVAGVPQLLYQSLQPASKRANPEQWRSALGGLKAAPTVEWKVVARSTVGLNPDRPVNEDSYAYRLEQVYTHNTRQTLLLACVSDGMGGMAAGEVASQAAVQTFLQVAATENIEDTIWKCNQAVLDNMNGQDGGCTFSGVVARDSQVVLGHVGDTRAYTFSGSTLKQISKDHSLVAALVASGMMTPEEAENSPDRNKVLRSLGSLKQHQPDYVMQLGFTVAVGDRLLLLSDGVWGEVGFADLQGFMELSLEQAADQMIQASLASGAPDNATVLIAERIQ
- a CDS encoding FHA domain-containing protein, translating into MIVCQVCGTQNPDGARFCDGCGVELAATPTSSSPEVRESPLPESSTFDSNVVPPTPPLPQPEVQEPISQSTPLEVPTPEASTPETPATPEIPAADVLEEPLEDVQPSTPEAVPAQESTSVPAAPEATSEPTPEAAPEPAPVPTPAPVSSGPVPAKLAIKKYGVLSGDSIPLVAGALTVGRFDASTGPVDIDVTGLPGSEHVSRRHAQVFFEDGRWKVKDLGSTNGVFLRKSGDVNFGPRLAEPTALSNGDEIAFGNLLMIFQED
- a CDS encoding PadR family transcriptional regulator, whose amino-acid sequence is MDANLIKGHLDLILLSILEGEAKYGLEISKEAQERTEGYFDLKVGSLYPALHRLEQAGLLAGEFRTAPRGGSLVKYYWLTNEGKADLERRRQDFTTFTRTVESLWR
- a CDS encoding vWA domain-containing protein; translated protein: MLNTQLKLHREFLLAHVEGQKLFAMLTLTPSQEATEARPQLDVAFVVDTSGSMYEVVTKPSRRTGQTMQVDGKTYEVVEGARSKIELVVESLKNIFNSGLLMEDDRIALIKFDDRAKVLLPFTPAKDKKALLDAAGLLTKFSGGTHMGAGMKEAATLLEKESGSRRMILLSDGQTFDEPVCQVAAEFYVKNRIPVTTVGVGDDVNTDLLLDLTNRTQGQAFDVVPDNQNPQPPSVRASELPKALLGDIKQAAAQVITNVELSVRTVKDVELTRVTRVSPTQTEVDLRSSPFPLGNVEAGQGSIFILEFTLPARIPARVRLAQIGLTYIVPGKQFRGELPPMDVVAEFTSDETRAGVIAPDVMQWVQQRNIEMLVAQATKEASSNPQQAQKTLELARSMTQRLGNNNMTQALDRALEELTTSKTISLGTAKTLRIGAKTQTIQSGQNLPSDEEIRRITGA
- a CDS encoding Ppx/GppA phosphatase family protein, encoding MRVAIADVGTNSCHLLIGEFKTGQVSSYHIIESLKDRTRLGEHLQEGRLTEEGYERLKTALSRFKVIAEVNEVSDFVVYATSATRDAENGPEVVQRLHEEIGVNMQVISGQKEGELTYMGAASSVEFAERNLLLDLGGGSLEVVLGNKHTARKVVSVPLGGVRLREMFLKKDPATPAVLSRIEKHILDTLAPQLADFALQPGTKVIGSSGSMESVAAILATRSGLASLGINGFNFRVSDLQALYEELRHKTLPERLKTPGLDPKRADIIVVSLLVLLTTLKLLGATQVTVSTGALREGMMIEYLAREADYEAQLSPRQRSVLEVAERFRFDAAHARHVTQTAKELFTHLLEHVRFLPEARSMLRAAGMLHEIGLLVGQSSHHKHSQYLIRHSGLRGYEPWQIEVIALVARYHRKTPPRPTHTEYQTLSKEQQLLVRQLSAILRVADGLDRAHTQNSIIHSLIKEGTGWVLYVTPGHIVNLWGAKEKSDLWNQVFGPLNILQWDEV
- a CDS encoding serine/threonine-protein kinase, encoding MICPSCAAALQGTPQRCPRCGSPLSYSAELPVGSLLHGQRYRIQQVIGQGGFGITYRAEDLNLRREVAIKELFPQGCTRQGTLVLPVTGSLELLEHTRKDFLKEGQALAKFQHPGIVRVMDTFEENHTAYLVMEFLQGETLGERLASGPLSPEETLKIAIRSAEALQDMHQAGILHRDIKPENLFLEGSGRVVLIDFGSSRPYQSEKTMQYTRMVTPGYAAPEQYATQAKFAPYTDIYALGATLYHALTGQPPVNATDRLLGMKLPEVSGKVPAFLKDAVQSSLSLNVQDRPQSAQNLLNLLQGAPLQPRQKPAERPVAVQTLKAENASWFFLALGALLGFRYGLWEGALVVGAVGFFLGRFLWWSLPFLLPLCAFWAGTRLSQEFSLSSLGQLTLGALGAYAGVKAVKWMGR